In Taeniopygia guttata chromosome 6, bTaeGut7.mat, whole genome shotgun sequence, the genomic stretch TGTGAAATTACAGAACAGGACACATCAGTGcacctcccctcccctcctggcTTCCTGCAGGTCACTCTAAAGCAGACAGGCTACATGAACACAAAATACTTTGCAGCTGCTCTGAGGAGTTATGCCCAAACCTTGCTTACATTTAGCTCAAGGGTCTTGAGTGCAATCCGAAATCCTCCGGGAACAGGCGGGCTCAGCCTGAGGGTCTCTTTGATGACACAGCCTGTGTACTTCAGCTGCTCCAAGACCTCCATGTCCAGCTGCTTCTCTTGGTTGGAACTGCACAGTAACCCCTAGAAAGGAAAATGCTACCATGACATTCATGAACCACCCAGCCAGGGCTCCTGGCActgcaaagcagctgcccctcagctaaaagcagtattttccTGACACCCCTAAAAGCAGGGCACCACCTGGTCAAAGGCAGCCCTGTCTGGGATTCCTGTCCTCGAGGTAccttcctcccactgccccCTCCTGTGAAATGCCTCTAGGGAAGACACAAACCTTGACCTGCAGCTCTTTCCTCACTTTCTGCAGGACTTCATGGTGGAGCCCTAGGAAGGCAATCAGCGACGTGGCAGCACTAGCAGTGGTTTCATGGCCCCcgaacagcagctctgtggcagaCTCCTTCAGCTCCTTATACAAAGGATAGAAGAGCCTTGAACACAGTATCTCTACCACTCAATCACTGCAATGCTGTACATCATCCCCAAACTGGAACAGACACCCAGGGGTCTGGATAGAGGTGGCTGGTGGTGCTTATGCTCCCTGTGGGCATGTCTCCCCACCCAACAGCCTGACTGCAGCCTCTGCACCCTAGTCCTCAACACTAGCTGGTTTATTTCATCGGGAGAGCATCTCCTGCATCTCCCTTTTGTCCCCACAAGGTAAGTATGATGTACTTAGAGAGCCTGAGGGAAAGAGATTAATCCGGTCCTGAGGAACCTTACCTGCATGTTGAGCTGCTCGCCGTTACCCTGGGTGTGTTCCATCAGCAGCTGCAGCGCATCCTTGTAGCCACCCTCGGGCTCCTTGCGGGCCATCTTGGCACGGATGTTCTCCTCGATCTTGGCATGGATGATGTTGCGTGCCCGCAAGCCCTGACCaagcaggagggagagcagTCTGGGTCTTAGTACTGTCATCCCTCCCGCCTCGATTCCCCCGTGCCCTGGCCCACCTGAGCCTTACCCGGTAGAGCCCACTGAACGGCACATCGATGGGCAGGGAGAAGAGGTTGCGGATCATCTCCTCGAAGGCCTCGACCAGCTGCTGCTCGCCGTCGGGGCTGGCCTGGCGGGGCTGGAAGCCCAGCAGGATTCTCATGGCAATGCGAAACATGAGGCGCTTCACCTCGGGGTACACGAGCAGGCAGGGCCCGGCGGCGCCCAGCCACCGCGCCAGGCAGGCGCTCACCTCCTCCTGGATGACGGGCACGTAGTGCTGCAGGGCGTCCCGGGAGAAGGCGCGCATGATCACCTGCCCGGGGGGACGAGGAGGAACGGGACAGAGGCTCAGCCGCCGCGCCCGAGGCGACCAcgcccgctccccgcccgccgTCGGCCCGTACCTTTTTGCGGTGCTTGTGCTGCCCGTTGTGGAGGTTGGAGAGGCAGCCCGAGCCCAGGATGGTCCGCACCGAGGCGGGCCACTGCACGGAGACGAGCCGGTGCTCGCCCAGCAGGATGTGCCGCACGTTCTCGGCGCCCATCACCCGTACCGTGGGCCGCCCAAAGAGGTGAGTCTTGTAGATGAAGCCGTATTTCCTGCGTTTCATCTGCAGGAATTTCCGCCTCTAGACAGGGGATGAGAGGGGGGAAAcgataaaataaattttagaaaGCATAAGAGGAAgtggcagggagagcagctgtTTCCCACCTGGGTACGGGAGCCTGTCAAAGTTGCCGCTCATCTCCCTCCCCTGCCGCCCGAGGAGctctggctccagaggggcGCCTCTCCGCTCCCCGCGCCATCGCCTGGCCTtacctgcagcaccagctgcagcGTCTCCCCGAAGAAGGGGAGCCCCATGGTGCCCGGGGGCAGCGGGAGCGGGCAGCTGGGGTCGCGGCTGCTCACGCAATACAGGTCCCAGAGCTTGACGGCAGCCAGAAAGAGtagcaggggcagcaggaaggTGCACAGGGCGCTGGCGACTAGGGCGGAGAAGCCCATGACTGGGGAGCGACTCCCGCCCAGCCCCCCGGGAGCTCTGAGTGCGCGGGCTGGGCTCGCCGCGGGCCGCCTTTTATACCCTTCCCAGGTTGCTGCCCACCCCTACCTTGGTCCGATAAATTAGTTCACCCAAAGTTCATCTTTAATTGCGGATTGCGGCCTGGCTCCTCCCCTCGAAATCTTTAACTATTTGCTTTGCGTAGTGCATCCTATCCGCCGCAGACCGCTGCCGGTGAAGGAAAGGTGCTGCCgggggcggcggcagcggctcCGGGCTCGCTGACCCTGCACGGCGCTCGGTGAGTGGGCTGCGGGACGCCGCCGACAGCTGACAGCCGGTGGTCGGCCACCACCGCCTCCTCGTCCTCGGATTTATCGCCGATGCTCTTTCGAGACCAGCGATTGCACCCAGAAATTCCCGCGCCGGCACCTGGCAGCCCGGAGTCACCTACCCCGCGGCGCTACCTCCCGGCGCCGATGCACTCTGCGGAGCTCCTGCGTCCGCCCGCCACCGTCGTCGGCTGGGAACGGCGAGATAGCGGCCGGACCCGGGAGACACCGGGCCGGGACCGTGGGGCAGCCGGAGCGGACGGTCCCCCGTGCTGGGGCAGCCCGGAGACTCCCTGAGCAGAGCCGCAGCTGTGCCTGCGCATCGGCGGAGGAGCCTCCGCTGTCCCCTGGTTCGCCTCGAAAGGCGCGGCTTGTATTTCTGCCGGCCGTGGAGGAAGGAGCCGCCGGCAGCAGTCCGTCTCAGCCTCCCGATGCAGGTTCAAGCGCGGGTCACCGAGGGAAAAGAAGGTGAGCGCGGAAAGGAAACACGAAACTCGCCGTTCCCAGCTCCCCGGGATCCACTGCCCGCCCTCGCCTGAGGCTCTCCGGCGTCCCGTCGGGGCTGCCGCGGCCGGGAAGAGGCGCTGGGCACGGCCGGGCACCCCGCCTGCAGCCGCGGCGAGAGGGGGTTGGCGGGCGGGCACCGGCGCTGCTCTCCGGACGGGAGCGGCGGCTCCGGGCAGGAGCGGGGCAGCGGGAGGGCTgcgctgcctgcagctgctgctggcgcCGGGCAGGAGCCGCCGGCCGCTGGGGAAGGGGCACCCGGCGCGGACCGCGGCTGCAGGGCGCGGAGCTCTCCGCCGACCACGGCTGCTgccaaaacacttttttttctttacggTTTTTATCTTTTACCCTGTTACTTTTGCTTTCTAGTTCCGAGACAAGCTCAATAAACGCTGGAAGTTTTGTGTCTGTGTAGGGGAGAGGGTGATGtcactttttattatttttctaacaaTCAACGCATCACACGAGACCCGCCCTCTCCTTACGATGCCTTGTTGGAGCGGGGCTGCCCGCCTCCGCAGCCCCTAGCCCAGGAGGGAGCCCCCCGAGGGTACTCGCCCGGCCCCGGGGG encodes the following:
- the CYP26A1 gene encoding cytochrome P450 26A1-like (The RefSeq protein has 1 substitution compared to this genomic sequence); the protein is MGFSALVASALCTFLLPLLLFLAAVKLWDLYCVSSRDPSCPLPLPPGTMGLPFFGETLQLVLQRRKFLQMKRRKYGFIYKTHLFGRPTVRVMGAENVRHILLGEHRLVSVQWPASVRTILGSGCLSNLHNGQHKHRKKVIMRAFSRDALQHYVPVIQEEVSACLARWLGAAGPCLLVYPEVKRLMFRIAMRILLGFQPRQASPDGEQQLVEAFEEMIRNLFSLPIDVPFSGLYRGLRARNIIHAKIEENIRAKMARKEPEGGYKDALQLLMEHTQGNGEQLNMQELKESATELLFGGHETTASAATSLIAFLGLHHEVLQKVRKELQVKGLLCSSNHEKQLDMEVLEQLKYTGCVIKETLRLSPPVPGGFRIALKTLELNGYQIPKGWNVIYSICDTHDVADLFTNKEEFNPDRFMSPSPEDSSRFSFIPFGGGLRSCVGKEFAKVLLKIFTVELARSCDWQLLNGPPTMKTGPIVYPVDNLPTKFIGFSGQI